A segment of the Terribacillus aidingensis genome:
TTACCCAAATCAAAAACCGTACTAAGTGAGATCTTCTTTGTGAAGATTTAAGTACGGTTTTTCTATTACAATGCTTGTATGATTTTAGACTTCTCCTAGGAAGGATAACGGCACACGATCATTTATACAGAGCTTGTCTCAGCTGAGAAGCTCCTTCTGCGACAGCTTGATGCGCTTCCTCTACTTGAGCTGTAAAACCAGCAAACCCATGGATCAGCCCTTCGTAATTCTTCACGAAAACATCGACACCCTCCTGCTTTAGCTGTTCAGCATAAGCCAGTGCTTCATCCCGCAACGGATCATATTGAGCTGTCAAGATAGCTGCAGGCGGCAATGTATGGAGCAGCTCAGAATGAACAGGCGATGCATATGGATTAAGACGGTCTGCTTCCGTCCGGTAATAATGACTGCGGAACCAATTCATTAAACGTTTGGTCAATAAAAAGCCTTCCGCATTTTCACGCAACGAAGCCGGCTCTTCTCCGATATATCCCGTCGATGGGTATAGAAGCAATTGGAATACAGGTTTATGTCCGCTTCTTTCTTCTGCCAGCAGACATGCAACTGTTGCCAGATTCCCACCTGCACTATCCCCTCCGACAGCTATTTTGTTGAGTTCGATTCCTAATCCTTCTGCATTGGCGGTTATCCATTGGTAGGAATCATACGCATCTTCCACTGCTGCCGGGAATTTATGTTCCGGTGCCAGCCGGTAATCTACCGAGATCACTGTACAATCTGCCAGATTGGCAATCTCACGGCAAGTTGCATCATGTGATTCAATGCTGCCGACAACCCAGCCGCCGCCATGATAAAAGACCAGTGCTGGCTGCACCTTGTTTTCAGAACGATA
Coding sequences within it:
- a CDS encoding alpha/beta hydrolase; the protein is MGLNPKIQAFLKEVNAQPIQLETVSPEQFRNQARMQDDGPKQEVAKVEDSRIELNDRALPIRIYRSENKVQPALVFYHGGGWVVGSIESHDATCREIANLADCTVISVDYRLAPEHKFPAAVEDAYDSYQWITANAEGLGIELNKIAVGGDSAGGNLATVACLLAEERSGHKPVFQLLLYPSTGYIGEEPASLRENAEGFLLTKRLMNWFRSHYYRTEADRLNPYASPVHSELLHTLPPAAILTAQYDPLRDEALAYAEQLKQEGVDVFVKNYEGLIHGFAGFTAQVEEAHQAVAEGASQLRQALYK